Proteins encoded within one genomic window of Legionella sp. PC997:
- a CDS encoding peptide MFS transporter has translation MSIMTNKKEFIRSMPQGTIPLFFIQIVSTLSFSVLYSTLVLYMKGKLGLQISTANGIMGVFIAFNYGLHLLGGFWGGRLLSNRALFCAGMVAQIIGCVLLSFGDVTFLYYGLAAFLTGSGLNVTCVNCMLTQCFTPEDTRRETAFLMNYAGMNIGFFVGFSLSGLFQLTQNYERLFLLSSLGNLIALLICLYCWQQLSDRDTIFSKKDKQSQKTAVLVGSILIIVLPFFLGQMLQYADWAKKLVMITGVVMLGVILYLARQQPTKEAKDKLVAFAVFMIVGTVFWMLYQIAPMGLTVFIDHNVQREYASGIIPPQWFQNINTVAIVIGGPLLGIFLHKMRKNGVQINIPTQFALALLFIGIAFAILPIGIAYANYEGLVSPSWIILSYILQSIGELLISPIGYAMIGYLAPTSLQGVMMGMWMLNSGVGATLSSYSSNLMIDGKDSVSPLITNSGYSHVFLMLGLFAIGSSIVLFILVPKLKELIQEKKAPELQEAKGMAANRVVVCE, from the coding sequence ATGTCGATAATGACAAATAAAAAGGAATTTATTAGGTCAATGCCCCAAGGAACTATTCCACTTTTTTTTATTCAGATTGTTTCTACTTTAAGTTTTAGTGTGTTGTACTCAACACTAGTTTTGTATATGAAAGGCAAGTTAGGACTTCAAATTAGCACTGCTAATGGTATTATGGGCGTGTTTATTGCATTTAATTATGGCTTGCACTTGCTTGGAGGTTTTTGGGGCGGTCGTTTGCTCTCTAACCGTGCGTTGTTTTGTGCAGGAATGGTGGCGCAAATTATAGGTTGTGTTTTATTATCCTTCGGTGATGTTACTTTTCTATATTATGGTTTAGCAGCGTTCCTAACTGGATCGGGTTTAAACGTAACCTGCGTGAACTGCATGTTAACTCAATGTTTCACCCCAGAAGATACGCGACGTGAAACAGCATTTCTCATGAACTATGCGGGTATGAACATTGGCTTTTTCGTCGGTTTTAGTTTGAGTGGATTATTCCAGTTGACCCAGAATTACGAGCGACTTTTCTTACTGAGTAGTTTGGGAAATTTGATTGCCCTACTTATTTGTTTATATTGTTGGCAGCAATTATCAGATAGAGACACAATATTCTCTAAAAAAGACAAACAATCTCAAAAAACAGCTGTGCTGGTAGGTAGTATTTTGATTATAGTGCTTCCTTTCTTTTTGGGACAAATGCTCCAATATGCGGACTGGGCTAAAAAATTAGTAATGATAACCGGCGTTGTAATGCTCGGGGTAATTCTATATCTGGCACGTCAGCAACCAACAAAAGAAGCCAAAGATAAATTAGTAGCATTTGCAGTGTTTATGATTGTGGGTACTGTTTTTTGGATGCTCTACCAAATAGCCCCTATGGGTCTTACCGTGTTCATTGACCATAATGTTCAACGAGAGTATGCAAGCGGGATTATTCCTCCACAATGGTTCCAAAATATTAATACAGTCGCTATTGTAATTGGTGGTCCCTTATTAGGAATATTCCTGCATAAAATGCGTAAAAATGGAGTACAAATTAATATTCCAACTCAGTTTGCATTAGCATTGTTGTTTATTGGTATTGCTTTTGCAATATTGCCTATTGGTATTGCCTATGCCAACTATGAAGGGTTAGTGAGCCCCAGCTGGATTATCTTAAGTTATATTTTGCAAAGTATTGGTGAGCTTTTAATATCACCAATTGGGTATGCTATGATAGGATATTTGGCTCCTACCTCATTACAAGGTGTAATGATGGGCATGTGGATGCTAAATTCAGGAGTCGGTGCAACTCTATCCAGCTATAGTTCCAACTTAATGATTGATGGTAAAGATAGTGTTTCACCTTTAATAACTAATAGTGGTTATAGTCATGTATTTTTAATGTTAGGATTATTTGCAATTGGTTCTTCAATTGTACTTTTTATCCTGGTACCTAAGTTAAAGGAATTAATTCAGGAAAAAAAGGCACCTGAATTACAAGAAGCCAAAGGGATGGCTGCGAATCGAGTAGTAGTATGTGAGTAA
- the mnmC gene encoding bifunctional tRNA (5-methylaminomethyl-2-thiouridine)(34)-methyltransferase MnmD/FAD-dependent 5-carboxymethylaminomethyl-2-thiouridine(34) oxidoreductase MnmC — translation MSNFFVPINKAELRWQDALPFSTQYDDIYHSSEGAINQALHVFINGNDLVHRWQSLSDDKPSRFTIAETGFGLGLNFLVSWSLWEQYAPQNSKLHFISCEKHPLSLADLTKSLGSWPQLEKYVQQLIASYPVLTPGYHHLSFCNGRVTLTLMLGDALECYEQLLICGEAVLEKELRAAFIDAWFLDGFAPAKNKSMWSESLIKIIAMLSKENTTLATYTAAGSVKSGLSKHGFVVEKRKGFGPKRHMICARFTQLGVQNTAKRHTPWHVGTPEKYPRRSAIIIGAGLAGCFTAYTLNKRGWNVTIIDELNQVGRGGSANQQAVLFPKLSAYRSPLTQFLLTAFLYAARTYQCILKQTKLGELNGSLLLSYSEKEKAAQSSLCSWLEHYPELGSLVDAHRATELAGIPLDKPGLHIPLSGWINSPELCQYLVNAEGISLITNTSVRQLNFDKRWIVNDLETEVLILANGHKINSFSETEYLPVKPIRGQMTGITSTEQTGGLKLPVCGEGHVLPAIKGIHQLGATYELKSANPQIKSQDDQSNLAKLRELAPKVLWSQTVSNHWAGVRASTPDYLPIVGQIAQAEQFMQQFARLETNAKRWIGQAGSYYPGLYACAGFGSRGLTTIPLCAEWLASVINNEMGCLPRNLQYALSPARFLRKNIIRGSVKID, via the coding sequence GTGAGTAATTTTTTTGTACCTATTAATAAGGCAGAGTTGAGATGGCAGGACGCTTTGCCTTTTTCGACACAATACGATGATATTTACCATTCTTCTGAAGGTGCAATAAATCAAGCGCTTCATGTATTTATTAATGGAAATGATTTAGTCCATCGTTGGCAATCACTCTCTGATGATAAACCCTCAAGATTTACTATTGCAGAAACGGGTTTTGGACTGGGGTTAAATTTTCTTGTAAGTTGGAGTTTATGGGAACAATACGCACCCCAAAACTCCAAGTTGCACTTTATTTCATGTGAAAAACATCCTTTATCTCTTGCGGATTTAACAAAAAGTCTCGGCTCCTGGCCACAATTGGAAAAGTATGTTCAGCAGCTGATAGCAAGTTATCCTGTCTTAACTCCTGGATATCATCATTTATCCTTTTGTAATGGCAGAGTAACACTCACCTTAATGTTGGGTGATGCATTGGAGTGTTATGAACAACTATTAATTTGTGGGGAAGCTGTGCTTGAGAAGGAGCTTAGAGCAGCTTTTATTGATGCATGGTTTCTAGATGGATTTGCCCCAGCTAAAAATAAAAGTATGTGGTCTGAATCATTGATTAAAATAATTGCGATGTTATCAAAAGAAAATACTACTTTGGCCACTTATACCGCGGCAGGATCTGTTAAATCTGGTTTAAGCAAGCATGGATTTGTGGTCGAAAAAAGGAAAGGTTTTGGGCCAAAACGTCATATGATTTGTGCTCGTTTTACACAACTAGGGGTACAAAATACTGCGAAACGACATACACCTTGGCATGTAGGGACGCCAGAAAAATATCCCCGTAGATCAGCAATTATTATCGGTGCGGGTTTAGCTGGTTGCTTTACTGCTTATACACTGAATAAGCGAGGGTGGAACGTAACAATTATTGATGAATTAAATCAGGTTGGAAGAGGAGGATCCGCAAATCAACAAGCGGTTTTATTTCCCAAGCTCTCTGCTTACAGATCTCCATTAACACAATTCTTATTAACTGCATTTTTATATGCTGCACGAACATATCAATGTATTTTAAAGCAAACAAAGCTTGGAGAGTTGAATGGTTCATTATTACTTTCATACTCTGAAAAAGAAAAAGCCGCGCAGTCCAGCTTGTGTTCTTGGCTAGAACATTATCCAGAGTTAGGATCTCTCGTAGATGCACATCGTGCAACAGAATTAGCTGGCATTCCTTTAGACAAGCCCGGATTGCATATCCCTTTATCAGGCTGGATTAATTCTCCGGAATTATGTCAGTATTTAGTCAATGCGGAAGGAATTTCCTTGATTACCAATACCTCAGTGAGACAATTGAATTTTGATAAACGATGGATCGTGAATGATTTAGAAACTGAAGTGCTCATTCTAGCAAATGGTCATAAAATCAACTCATTCTCTGAAACAGAGTATTTGCCAGTGAAACCTATACGGGGACAAATGACAGGGATTACATCCACCGAACAAACTGGAGGTTTAAAATTACCTGTTTGCGGCGAGGGTCATGTTCTTCCAGCCATAAAGGGTATTCATCAGTTAGGTGCTACCTATGAGTTAAAATCAGCAAATCCACAAATCAAATCCCAAGACGATCAAAGTAATTTGGCTAAGCTTAGAGAGCTCGCGCCAAAAGTGTTGTGGTCTCAAACAGTAAGTAATCATTGGGCAGGTGTCAGAGCATCAACCCCCGATTATCTCCCTATAGTGGGGCAAATTGCTCAGGCCGAACAATTTATGCAACAATTTGCGCGGTTGGAGACTAATGCAAAACGTTGGATAGGCCAAGCAGGTTCTTATTATCCCGGTCTTTATGCTTGTGCTGGATTTGGTTCTCGAGGCCTGACAACAATTCCATTATGTGCGGAATGGCTCGCTTCTGTAATAAATAACGAAATGGGTTGTCTTCCAAGGAATTTGCAATATGCTTTATCGCCTGCACGTTTTTTACGTAAAAATATAATTAGAGGTTCGGTTAAAATCGATTGA
- the prpB gene encoding methylisocitrate lyase — protein sequence MVSSMGKAFKQIVKENKPLPVLGTINAYSAMLAQSAGAKAIYLSGAGVANASYGIPDLGMTNLSQVLEDARRITEACSLPLLVDVDTGWGHAFNIGRTVKLMEKTGVAAIHIEDQVLAKRCGHRPNKAIVSLKEMGDRIKSAVDARQDPDFVIMARTDAYAVEGMNAAIERALLCVELGADMIFPEAMINLEEYQTFTQSVPVPVLANITEFGKTPLFNQEELKQVGVSLILYPLSAFRAMSQAALNTYSAILQNGTQKSMLDKMQTREELYEILGYYQYEQKLDQLMEEDNEC from the coding sequence ATGGTAAGTTCCATGGGCAAAGCCTTCAAACAAATAGTCAAAGAAAATAAACCTTTACCCGTATTGGGTACCATAAATGCATACTCTGCTATGCTCGCACAATCCGCTGGTGCAAAAGCAATATATCTTTCAGGAGCTGGTGTTGCAAATGCATCCTACGGTATACCTGACCTGGGTATGACTAATTTATCTCAAGTTCTTGAAGATGCACGCAGAATTACTGAAGCTTGTTCTTTACCTCTACTTGTAGATGTGGATACGGGATGGGGACATGCGTTTAATATCGGCAGAACAGTGAAACTCATGGAAAAAACCGGAGTCGCTGCCATTCACATTGAAGATCAGGTATTGGCAAAACGATGCGGACACAGACCCAATAAAGCTATTGTGTCTCTGAAAGAAATGGGGGATCGAATTAAATCAGCAGTGGATGCGCGCCAAGATCCTGATTTTGTTATCATGGCTCGAACAGATGCCTATGCTGTTGAAGGAATGAATGCAGCTATTGAACGAGCCTTACTTTGTGTTGAGCTAGGTGCTGATATGATATTTCCTGAGGCAATGATTAACCTGGAAGAATATCAAACCTTTACTCAATCCGTTCCTGTACCTGTGCTGGCAAATATTACTGAGTTCGGTAAAACCCCTTTATTTAATCAAGAAGAACTCAAGCAGGTAGGGGTATCCTTAATTTTGTATCCCTTAAGTGCATTCAGAGCTATGTCTCAAGCGGCGTTAAATACCTATAGCGCAATTCTTCAGAACGGCACGCAAAAGTCTATGCTCGATAAAATGCAAACACGAGAGGAACTATACGAAATACTTGGTTATTATCAATACGAACAAAAACTAGACCAATTGATGGAGGAAGACAATGAGTGTTAA
- the prpC gene encoding 2-methylcitrate synthase — translation MSVKSGGLAGVVAGQSAICTVGLAGKGLNYRGYSIDDLAEYATFEEVAYLLLYGKLPTQKELDEYTKRLVNLRTLPETLKTVLKLTPKNTHPMDVLRTACSFLGTIEPEHDFSEQYHIADRLLALFPGIMCYWYAWHFHNKEINGLSDEQTTGAHFLALLHGRKPSKKEAQMMNVSLILYAEHEFNASTFAARVTAATLADFYSAITSAIGTLRGPLHGGANEAAMELIERFNSPDQAETELKKMLLNKALIMGFGHRVYTTSDPRSDIIKKWSFRLGEDKDDLLLYHISERIEEVMWNEKKLFPNLDFYSASAYHYCGIPTFLFTPIFVMSRITGWSAHVFEQRANNKLIRPTSEYIGPEPQEFPAIETRG, via the coding sequence ATGAGTGTTAAAAGCGGCGGTTTAGCCGGGGTTGTTGCGGGTCAATCAGCAATTTGTACAGTTGGGCTAGCAGGGAAGGGTTTGAATTATAGGGGCTATTCAATTGATGATTTAGCAGAGTATGCTACGTTTGAAGAGGTTGCCTATCTATTGCTTTATGGAAAACTGCCTACTCAAAAAGAACTGGATGAATATACTAAACGATTAGTTAATCTAAGAACCTTACCAGAGACTTTAAAAACAGTACTTAAATTAACTCCAAAAAATACCCATCCTATGGATGTTCTAAGAACCGCTTGTTCATTTTTGGGAACAATTGAACCAGAACATGACTTTTCCGAGCAATATCATATTGCAGACCGATTGTTGGCTTTATTTCCGGGAATAATGTGCTACTGGTATGCGTGGCATTTCCATAATAAAGAAATCAATGGCCTAAGTGATGAGCAAACAACAGGTGCACATTTTCTAGCCTTATTACATGGACGTAAGCCAAGTAAAAAAGAAGCTCAGATGATGAATGTATCTTTGATTCTATATGCAGAACATGAGTTTAATGCCTCTACCTTTGCTGCACGAGTTACTGCAGCAACACTGGCTGATTTTTACTCTGCAATTACAAGTGCGATTGGTACATTACGCGGTCCTTTACATGGAGGGGCCAATGAAGCAGCAATGGAGCTGATAGAACGTTTTAATAGTCCGGATCAAGCTGAAACTGAATTGAAAAAAATGTTACTCAATAAAGCACTTATTATGGGATTCGGACATCGAGTGTATACGACTAGTGATCCACGTTCTGATATCATCAAAAAATGGTCATTTCGATTAGGTGAAGATAAAGATGATCTTCTTTTATATCATATTTCGGAACGTATTGAGGAAGTAATGTGGAATGAAAAGAAATTATTCCCTAATTTAGATTTTTATAGTGCTTCGGCGTACCACTATTGCGGTATTCCTACATTCTTATTCACACCCATTTTTGTTATGTCGCGCATCACAGGATGGTCAGCACATGTATTTGAACAAAGAGCCAATAATAAATTGATCAGACCTACTTCTGAATATATTGGACCTGAACCTCAAGAGTTTCCAGCTATTGAAACGAGAGGGTAG
- a CDS encoding bifunctional 2-methylcitrate dehydratase/aconitate hydratase, with protein MHSYVEDNIKPDYDQVMTDIVDYVLNKKIDSALAYETARLCLMDTLGCGILALNFAECTKLLGPVVPGATLAGGARVPGTAYELDPVQAAFNIGAMIRWLDFNDTWLAAEWGHPSDNLGAILAVADYMCRQNCTHGKAPILMQDVLTAMIKAHEIQGCFALENSFNRVGLDHVFLVKIASAAVAAQLFGADRDMMLRTLSQVFVDGQSLRTYRHAPNAGSRKSWAAGDATSRAVRLALIAKAGEMGYPSALSVPTWGFYDVLFDKKIFKFQRPYGSYVMENVLFKLSYPAEFHAQTAVECAVILHPIVKHRFDEIARIDLVTHESAIRIISKQGALHNPADRDHCLQYMVAIGLLFGDLKAEHYENDIAADPRIDALREKMHVTENERFSREYHDPEKRSIANSIKIIFKDGTESDLVTVEYPIGHKRRREEGIPVLLSKFKKNLSTQFSADRVERIMQAMSDTNTLATMKVDDFMQLWVVE; from the coding sequence ATGCACAGTTATGTAGAAGACAACATTAAGCCTGATTATGATCAGGTTATGACTGATATAGTGGATTATGTATTAAACAAGAAAATTGATAGTGCTTTGGCTTATGAGACAGCCCGTTTATGTCTTATGGATACATTGGGATGTGGAATTTTAGCATTAAATTTTGCGGAATGTACTAAACTCTTGGGTCCAGTTGTACCTGGCGCAACTCTCGCTGGTGGTGCACGTGTTCCAGGTACTGCATACGAGCTTGATCCTGTACAGGCTGCATTCAATATAGGGGCGATGATACGCTGGCTGGATTTTAATGACACATGGCTTGCTGCAGAATGGGGGCATCCTTCTGATAATTTAGGTGCCATTCTTGCAGTAGCAGATTATATGTGTCGACAAAACTGTACTCATGGTAAGGCACCTATTTTAATGCAGGATGTACTTACCGCGATGATTAAGGCGCACGAAATTCAAGGGTGTTTTGCTTTGGAAAACAGTTTCAACCGAGTTGGACTGGATCATGTTTTTTTAGTTAAGATTGCTAGTGCTGCTGTTGCAGCTCAACTTTTTGGCGCAGATAGAGATATGATGTTAAGAACCTTATCTCAAGTTTTTGTGGATGGTCAAAGCCTCAGAACTTATAGACATGCTCCTAATGCAGGCTCAAGGAAATCATGGGCAGCAGGTGATGCTACATCTAGAGCAGTTCGATTAGCATTAATTGCTAAAGCGGGTGAAATGGGTTATCCAAGTGCTTTAAGTGTCCCCACCTGGGGTTTCTATGATGTTCTTTTTGATAAAAAAATATTTAAGTTCCAACGTCCTTACGGCAGTTATGTCATGGAAAACGTATTATTTAAATTATCTTATCCTGCTGAATTTCATGCACAGACTGCTGTGGAGTGTGCTGTTATACTGCATCCGATTGTGAAACATCGTTTTGATGAGATCGCTCGAATTGATTTAGTAACTCATGAATCGGCTATCCGAATTATCAGTAAACAAGGTGCCTTGCACAATCCTGCTGATAGGGATCATTGCTTGCAATATATGGTGGCAATAGGTTTATTATTCGGTGATTTAAAAGCAGAACATTATGAAAATGATATTGCAGCAGATCCCCGAATAGATGCATTACGTGAAAAAATGCATGTTACTGAAAATGAACGTTTTTCTCGTGAATACCATGATCCAGAAAAACGTTCGATTGCAAACAGTATTAAAATTATTTTTAAGGACGGGACTGAAAGTGATTTGGTTACTGTTGAATATCCCATTGGTCATAAACGTAGACGTGAGGAAGGTATTCCCGTTTTATTATCCAAATTCAAAAAGAACCTAAGCACCCAATTTTCTGCAGATAGGGTAGAACGGATTATGCAAGCAATGAGTGATACAAATACACTTGCAACCATGAAAGTGGATGATTTTATGCAATTATGGGTTGTCGAGTAA
- a CDS encoding glycoside hydrolase family 18 protein, with amino-acid sequence MKLKRTGFSVLYTILMLASSVLYAGIDPNEKVVSVYLLLETPEQLQRYVNDLVKLKKPNFNRVIFSFVRPTLIDYQAGNLATTGILGYFTDHDGKGAQAFNALKSAIKLSEEKKIQTFLAVGGWNYSCNFSVVKESCRILTSTTSQAFYDWFPDPTDPEQASKAKSSYENLVKLANDLGVNGIDFDYEEFWHADEYAVAWGPSTSGEWSTDIAQSILKAGGPTYKNLMKYGINSGSSYVMPKTIDKVDAILHAIMDNPGAKYLKFSTASPPVGARPITGFVFGDKYPDINTKGGLWWKGNLKGLWYNLTNKDEALVSRFDSIGLMTYDLCGDNPVVCAPYANGPLDLPGQVGAYMNDFINWLKADRVTNPSLTIDSIGKVTFLPAKYHINAKIQFGFEVNQPAYPKTVGGQLQLTNQLVDKILSEQKDSGGVIIWQMYSKKNIAVPDATTVKYTINQSCKTFLANDSRYDCNADFPSASK; translated from the coding sequence ATGAAACTTAAACGGACTGGTTTCTCTGTGTTGTATACTATATTGATGCTTGCAAGTTCTGTTTTATATGCAGGTATTGACCCTAATGAAAAAGTCGTTTCAGTTTATTTGCTTCTTGAAACTCCAGAGCAGCTTCAACGCTACGTTAATGATTTAGTAAAGTTAAAAAAACCTAATTTTAATAGGGTTATCTTCTCATTTGTTAGACCGACTTTGATCGATTACCAAGCAGGTAATTTAGCAACAACCGGTATACTAGGTTACTTTACAGATCATGATGGTAAAGGTGCTCAAGCTTTCAATGCGTTAAAATCCGCAATCAAATTATCTGAAGAAAAAAAGATTCAAACATTTCTAGCGGTAGGTGGTTGGAATTACAGTTGTAACTTTAGTGTGGTAAAAGAGAGTTGTAGGATATTAACTTCAACTACGAGTCAAGCGTTCTATGATTGGTTTCCTGATCCAACTGATCCCGAACAGGCATCAAAAGCAAAATCTTCTTATGAAAATTTAGTAAAATTAGCAAATGACTTAGGTGTGAATGGCATTGATTTTGACTACGAAGAATTTTGGCATGCAGATGAATATGCTGTTGCTTGGGGCCCTAGCACAAGCGGTGAATGGTCAACTGATATTGCGCAAAGCATTCTTAAAGCAGGTGGTCCAACTTATAAAAATCTCATGAAATACGGAATAAATTCAGGATCCTCTTATGTGATGCCCAAAACAATTGATAAAGTGGATGCAATTTTACACGCGATAATGGACAATCCCGGCGCAAAATATCTTAAGTTTAGCACCGCGTCCCCCCCCGTGGGTGCTCGCCCAATTACTGGCTTTGTATTTGGAGATAAATATCCGGATATTAATACGAAGGGAGGTTTGTGGTGGAAGGGAAACTTGAAAGGGTTGTGGTATAATCTTACTAATAAAGATGAAGCACTCGTTTCCCGCTTTGATAGCATTGGTTTAATGACCTATGATCTATGTGGAGACAATCCGGTTGTTTGTGCACCTTATGCTAACGGGCCTTTAGATTTACCGGGTCAAGTCGGTGCTTATATGAACGATTTTATCAATTGGCTTAAAGCAGACCGTGTTACTAATCCGAGTTTAACAATTGATAGCATTGGAAAAGTAACTTTTTTACCAGCCAAATATCATATTAATGCAAAAATACAATTTGGTTTTGAAGTAAATCAACCCGCTTATCCCAAAACTGTTGGTGGACAATTGCAACTTACTAATCAATTAGTCGATAAAATCCTTAGTGAACAAAAGGACAGTGGAGGAGTTATCATCTGGCAAATGTATTCTAAGAAAAATATAGCGGTACCCGATGCTACAACTGTCAAATACACAATTAATCAAAGTTGCAAGACCTTTCTAGCTAATGATAGTCGTTATGATTGTAATGCAGACTTCCCTAGTGCTTCCAAATAG
- a CDS encoding pyruvate, water dikinase regulatory protein: MKRYVFMISDGTGITAETLGHSLITQFENTKFERLTIPYVDSLKKAEHAVAQINQAFEEQGIKPLVFTTLIDPEIRNYFKKANARVFDLFNTFIGPMEEELNEKSSYTVGKTHGVVNSKLYLHRLEAIDFALSHDDGVKTRGYDKADIILIGVSRCGKTPSCLYMALQYGILAANYPFTEEEIIGFKLPDVLKPYKNKLFGLTIDPQRLQQIRAERRPNSKYASPEQCRLEVKEVEAMYQKEKISYINSTKYSIEEISTKILAASGLQRKI; encoded by the coding sequence ATGAAGCGCTATGTTTTTATGATTTCCGATGGCACAGGGATTACTGCTGAAACTTTAGGCCATAGTTTAATCACCCAATTTGAAAATACAAAATTTGAACGACTCACCATCCCGTATGTTGACTCTTTAAAGAAAGCAGAACATGCTGTTGCACAAATCAATCAAGCTTTTGAGGAACAGGGAATCAAACCCCTTGTATTTACAACCCTGATTGATCCAGAAATCAGAAATTACTTTAAAAAAGCTAATGCTCGCGTTTTCGACTTATTTAATACTTTTATTGGCCCCATGGAAGAAGAGCTTAATGAAAAATCTTCATATACCGTCGGAAAAACTCATGGTGTAGTGAACAGTAAACTCTATTTGCATCGATTAGAAGCAATTGATTTTGCGTTATCGCATGATGATGGCGTGAAAACTCGAGGCTATGATAAGGCTGATATCATTCTTATTGGGGTTTCACGTTGTGGAAAAACCCCAAGTTGCTTATATATGGCACTACAATACGGTATTTTGGCTGCAAATTATCCTTTTACTGAGGAAGAAATTATCGGTTTTAAATTACCCGATGTACTCAAACCTTATAAAAACAAACTATTCGGATTGACCATTGATCCGCAACGTTTACAACAAATCAGAGCAGAGCGCAGACCGAACAGTAAATATGCTTCCCCAGAACAATGCCGTCTGGAGGTGAAGGAAGTCGAGGCTATGTATCAAAAGGAAAAAATTTCTTATATTAATTCGACAAAATACTCTATTGAGGAAATATCAACAAAGATACTGGCTGCCTCAGGTTTGCAACGTAAGATATAG